In one Sander lucioperca isolate FBNREF2018 chromosome 7, SLUC_FBN_1.2, whole genome shotgun sequence genomic region, the following are encoded:
- the faap24 gene encoding Fanconi anemia core complex-associated protein 24: protein MEHKAPVLLNAVPPYGHVIASEKWRNSSLIQSLKGGGVKILFENELGVADFHLPNKSCILYVSECDIIAGNGYKRKLVRYRNTSSSFQELVLVENTRLSEQYFSAVQKFVVFDLGLTLLPVSGQTEASQLIAQIVHGEDRENPFRRRSSSRLLDPLVLAVVQHVPGVGRVKALALLQQFSSIQQLCNAPLDELEPIVGQAAAQQIHSFFHKPTTAGN, encoded by the exons ATGGAGCATAAAGCGCCTGTTCTGCTGAATGCGGTTCCTCCTTACGGACATGTTATTGCCAGCGAGAAATGGAGAAACTCTTCCCTTATTCAAAGCTTAAAAG GTGGTGGTGTGAAAATCCTCTTTGAGAATGAGCTCGGTGTGGCAGATTTCCACCTGCCCAACAAGAGCTGCATCCTGTACGTGTCCGAGTGCGACATCATAGCAGGAAACGGCTACAAGAGGAAACTGGTTCGCTACAGAAAT ACCAGCAGCAGTTTCCAGGAGCTGGTGTTGGTGGAGAACACCCGACTCAGCGAGCAGTACTTCTCTGCTGTGCAGAAGTTTGTGGTGTTTGACCTCGGCCTGACTCTGCTGCCGGTCAGCGGGCAGACTGAAGCCTCGCAGCTCATCGCCCAAATT GTTCACGGGGAGGACAGAGAGAACCCCTTCAGAAGGAGGAGTTCGTCTCGGCTGTTGGACCCGCTGGTCCTGGCTGTGGTGCAGCATGTCCCCGGGGTCGGCAGGGTCAAAGCTCTGGCCCTGCTGCAGCAATTCTCCAGCATCCAGCAGCTGTGCAACGCCCCCCTCGATGAGCTGGAGCCCATCGTGGGTCAGGCTGCTGCTCAGCAAATCCACAGCTTCTTCCACAAACCCACTACTGCTGGAAACTGA